One Acinetobacter pullicarnis genomic region harbors:
- a CDS encoding MFS transporter, whose amino-acid sequence MTTQAAVLVTSDKMTREQRKVAYATIIGTTVEWYDFFIYAAAAGLVFKDLFFAPAGNTLGTILAFATVGISFLFRPLGAFLAGYLGDRYGRRIVLVMTLVLMGLATVCIGLLPTYASIGVAAPIILLILRILQGLAAGGEWGGAVLLAVEHAPKHKRGRFGAFPQMGVPLGLILASAMLALMTGVITPGEAFVEWGWRIPFLFSIVLLFVGHWIRRTVDESPVFEEIKQRKTASKTPIRALFKNHSLLVLLAALVFAGNSACGYMTTGGFIQSYATNPNGPLAIPRTPVLICVTIASFVWLFSTFVSGTISDYIGRKKTYLIGWAVQLGGVFALFPLVNTGSIPLLALGLCLLALGIGLTYGVQSAFYSELFPASVRFSGISISYALGAILGGAFAPMIGTWLVSVTGTTWSVTIYLATMTCIALLATLSLRDRSGIPLGPDHEEEQAKSPILWKSQ is encoded by the coding sequence ATGACGACACAAGCCGCTGTTTTAGTAACAAGCGATAAAATGACCAGAGAACAACGGAAAGTTGCCTATGCAACCATCATTGGGACCACGGTTGAATGGTATGACTTCTTTATTTATGCAGCCGCAGCTGGTTTGGTATTTAAAGACCTGTTTTTTGCACCAGCAGGCAACACACTTGGCACAATTTTAGCTTTTGCCACGGTCGGGATTAGCTTTTTATTTCGTCCATTGGGCGCTTTTCTTGCTGGTTATTTAGGCGATCGCTATGGTCGTCGGATTGTCTTGGTGATGACGCTGGTATTGATGGGCTTGGCGACTGTCTGTATTGGGTTATTACCGACCTATGCCAGTATTGGCGTGGCTGCGCCAATCATATTATTGATTTTACGGATATTGCAAGGCTTGGCCGCTGGGGGCGAGTGGGGCGGTGCTGTGTTACTTGCTGTCGAACATGCACCTAAACATAAGCGCGGGCGTTTTGGTGCGTTCCCACAAATGGGCGTACCCCTCGGGCTTATTCTGGCATCGGCCATGTTGGCATTGATGACTGGTGTGATTACACCAGGAGAGGCCTTTGTTGAGTGGGGGTGGCGCATTCCATTCTTGTTCAGTATTGTCCTTTTATTTGTTGGGCATTGGATTCGTCGTACCGTTGATGAAAGCCCTGTATTTGAAGAAATTAAACAGCGTAAAACGGCTTCTAAAACACCTATTCGCGCGCTATTTAAAAACCATTCACTTTTGGTGCTATTGGCCGCGTTGGTGTTTGCCGGCAACAGTGCATGTGGCTATATGACCACAGGTGGATTCATTCAAAGTTATGCCACCAACCCGAATGGCCCTTTAGCTATTCCACGAACCCCTGTTTTAATTTGTGTGACCATCGCTTCCTTTGTCTGGTTATTCAGTACCTTTGTTTCAGGAACAATTTCTGATTATATTGGACGTAAAAAGACCTATCTAATTGGTTGGGCAGTACAGCTCGGTGGTGTATTTGCTTTATTTCCATTGGTGAATACTGGCAGTATTCCGTTACTTGCCTTGGGTTTATGTTTATTGGCTTTGGGAATTGGCCTCACCTATGGCGTTCAATCGGCATTTTATTCTGAATTGTTTCCCGCATCGGTACGATTCTCTGGAATCTCTATTTCATATGCGCTTGGGGCGATTTTAGGGGGTGCATTTGCCCCAATGATTGGAACCTGGTTGGTGAGTGTGACCGGTACAACCTGGTCGGTTACGATTTATTTGGCAACGATGACCTGCATTGCTTTATTGGCGACACTGTCGCTGCGTGATCGCAGTGGTATTCCACTGGGACCTGATCATGAAGAAGAGCAGGCCAAATCGCCGATTCTTTGGAAAAGCCAATAG
- a CDS encoding p-hydroxyphenylacetate 3-hydroxylase oxygenase component, with protein MENTISNSATLNTTLTDFTDTSIHLVYTTAKIAVAQEKSMLEKIQALLPQIAANAEQAEQLRRVPDENIALLKAINFHRAFQPKVYGGLEMSLPDFANCIVALAGACAGTAWAFSLLCTHSHQIAMFSKQLQDEIWLADPDATASSSIAPFGKVQEVEGGVLLNGEYGWSSGCDHAEYAIVGFNRFDNEGNKLYSFGVVPRADYEIVDNWFAQAIKSSGSKQLKLVDVFIPEYRISKAKDMMEGKSAGFGLYPDSKIFYSPYRPYFASGFSAVSLGVAERMVEAFKEKQRNRIRAYTGVNVGLATPALMRIAESTHQVAAARALLEKTWEDHRLHGANHVYPNQDTLAFWRTNQAYAVKMCIEAVGRLMAGAGATSWLDNSELQRLFRDSHMTGAHAYTDYDVCAQILGRALMGMDPDPTMV; from the coding sequence ATGGAAAATACAATTTCAAATTCAGCCACTTTAAATACGACATTGACTGATTTCACCGATACATCGATTCATTTGGTTTATACCACCGCCAAAATAGCTGTGGCACAAGAAAAATCTATGCTTGAAAAAATCCAAGCGCTATTACCACAAATTGCAGCCAATGCTGAACAAGCGGAGCAGTTACGTCGCGTACCAGATGAGAACATTGCTCTATTAAAAGCCATCAATTTCCACCGCGCATTCCAACCCAAAGTCTATGGTGGTTTAGAAATGAGCTTGCCAGATTTTGCCAATTGTATCGTGGCATTGGCAGGTGCATGTGCAGGAACAGCTTGGGCATTTAGTTTGTTATGTACCCATAGCCATCAAATTGCTATGTTTAGCAAACAGTTGCAGGATGAAATCTGGCTTGCAGATCCAGATGCAACGGCAAGCAGTTCGATTGCACCGTTCGGAAAAGTACAAGAAGTTGAAGGGGGGGTACTGCTCAACGGTGAATATGGTTGGAGCAGTGGTTGTGACCATGCTGAATATGCCATTGTCGGTTTTAACCGTTTTGATAACGAAGGCAATAAACTGTATTCCTTTGGCGTGGTACCACGTGCGGACTATGAAATTGTCGACAATTGGTTTGCCCAAGCAATTAAAAGCAGTGGTTCAAAACAGCTAAAATTAGTTGATGTTTTTATTCCTGAATACCGTATTTCCAAAGCCAAAGATATGATGGAAGGTAAATCAGCTGGTTTTGGTTTATATCCAGATTCTAAAATATTCTATTCACCATATCGTCCTTATTTTGCCAGTGGTTTCTCCGCGGTGAGCTTGGGTGTGGCAGAACGTATGGTCGAAGCGTTTAAAGAAAAACAACGTAATCGTATTCGTGCCTATACGGGTGTAAATGTTGGTTTGGCAACACCTGCTTTGATGCGTATTGCTGAATCGACCCATCAAGTGGCTGCTGCGCGTGCATTACTTGAAAAAACGTGGGAAGATCATCGCTTACATGGGGCTAATCACGTTTATCCAAATCAAGATACTTTGGCATTTTGGCGGACCAATCAAGCCTATGCGGTGAAAATGTGTATCGAAGCGGTGGGGCGTTTAATGGCAGGTGCTGGCGCAACCAGTTGGCTAGACAACAGTGAGTTACAACGTTTATTCCGTGATTCGCATATGACGGGTGCGCATGCCTATACCGATTATGATGTCTGTGCACAAATTTTGGGGCGTGCATTGATGGGCATGGATCCAGATCCAACGATGGTCTAA
- the hpaR gene encoding homoprotocatechuate degradation operon regulator HpaR, which yields MKTIRPSLTLALLEAREAAMTYFRPALNEIGLTEQQWRVIRILSQHEALESNQLADLACILKPSLTGILNRMIDQDLIRKRKGVTDQRIHLISLTDQGRKTFEIQALKMEASYKKIQEQYGAEKLEVLLEMLKDFSKVKIN from the coding sequence ATGAAAACGATTCGCCCTTCTTTAACCTTAGCACTTCTTGAAGCACGTGAAGCTGCAATGACTTATTTTAGACCCGCTTTAAATGAAATCGGTTTAACCGAACAGCAGTGGCGTGTGATTCGTATTTTGTCGCAACATGAAGCCTTAGAAAGCAATCAGCTTGCTGATTTAGCGTGTATTTTAAAACCAAGTTTAACGGGTATTTTAAATCGCATGATCGACCAAGATCTGATCCGCAAGCGTAAAGGTGTTACAGATCAGCGGATTCATTTAATTAGCTTAACTGATCAAGGGCGTAAAACTTTTGAGATTCAGGCGTTAAAAATGGAAGCATCTTACAAAAAAATTCAGGAACAGTATGGTGCTGAAAAACTAGAAGTATTGCTTGAAATGCTTAAAGATTTTTCTAAAGTTAAAATTAATTAA
- a CDS encoding OprD family outer membrane porin, with protein sequence MDKFKKSRKVLSAVMPLALLGLSFNQTAFAEDNWKLYLKNAYIERDFENSALKDTGSWSQGISLFYTSDYQNTPIKDLEIGLDGSVQYAVRLSNDKHVADTILPFDKQTQDQAHDQLKYGGTLKLKYKDNVVRVGELWLDLPVTSVDTSRQLLTSYLGANVNSKINDKLSLEVGRVTKISPRNEEGFQKFSYTTKGVTHQSDGLNYLDVRYKFNNDLKAEYYFGNLEDLYNKHYLGLEHNLKLSDDMSLISKFKYFNAQDTGNDIDIDSQNIGLIETVKYKNHSIGAGYQQIIGDAYPLPDGFLPELYFINWNTTGFFKAKEKSYHVVYAYNFKDYVPGLNTVVKYAYGDSFKTADGKKNNESEWNLIGNYSFQQPMLKGVGLQYIFIKYDVKHGNDFNENRAFLTYTKKF encoded by the coding sequence ATGGATAAGTTCAAAAAATCACGGAAAGTTTTGTCAGCAGTTATGCCATTGGCCTTATTGGGTTTAAGCTTTAATCAAACTGCTTTTGCAGAAGATAACTGGAAACTATATCTTAAGAATGCATATATTGAGCGTGATTTTGAAAATAGTGCATTGAAAGATACCGGAAGTTGGTCTCAGGGCATTTCATTATTTTATACTTCAGATTATCAAAATACACCGATTAAAGACTTAGAAATTGGTTTAGATGGGTCTGTGCAATATGCGGTGCGATTGAGTAATGACAAGCATGTTGCAGATACGATTTTACCTTTTGATAAGCAGACACAAGATCAGGCACACGATCAGTTAAAATATGGCGGCACTTTAAAGCTGAAATATAAAGACAATGTGGTTCGTGTGGGTGAGCTTTGGTTAGACTTACCTGTGACCTCTGTCGATACAAGCCGCCAGTTATTGACTTCTTATCTTGGTGCAAATGTAAACAGTAAAATTAACGACAAGTTAAGTTTAGAAGTTGGTCGGGTGACCAAGATTTCACCGCGTAATGAAGAAGGTTTTCAGAAGTTTTCTTATACGACGAAAGGGGTAACACATCAGTCTGATGGTTTGAATTACCTTGATGTGCGTTATAAGTTTAATAATGACCTAAAAGCTGAATATTATTTTGGTAATTTAGAAGACTTATATAACAAGCATTATTTAGGACTAGAGCATAATTTAAAACTCAGTGATGACATGAGTTTGATCTCGAAATTTAAATATTTTAATGCGCAAGATACGGGTAATGACATCGATATTGATAGCCAAAATATTGGTTTAATCGAAACGGTAAAATATAAAAACCATTCGATTGGTGCCGGTTATCAACAAATCATTGGCGATGCTTATCCATTACCAGATGGTTTCTTACCTGAGTTATATTTTATTAACTGGAATACGACGGGTTTCTTTAAAGCCAAAGAGAAATCTTATCACGTGGTCTATGCTTATAACTTCAAAGATTATGTACCAGGTTTAAATACCGTTGTTAAATACGCTTATGGGGATAGTTTTAAAACCGCAGATGGCAAGAAAAACAACGAGTCTGAGTGGAACCTGATTGGTAACTATAGTTTCCAACAACCGATGTTAAAAGGTGTCGGACTCCAATATATCTTTATTAAATATGATGTGAAGCATGGTAATGACTTTAATGAAAATCGTGCATTCTTGACTTATACCAAGAAGTTCTAA
- a CDS encoding IS3 family transposase (programmed frameshift), translated as MNQYVKRTQRDYSMSFKLSVVAQIERGEMTYIEAAKRYGIQSHSTVRNWLRKHGSMDWCTLGATSNKNSAANMKNQPLTPEQRIKELEVQLLEAQQKAMLFEEVVRIIRTEYPKSTDKKAFRQAVQNLKAEKAMSIDTACRHYGISRQAYYKQFQSLKAKAKMANSVVELVISQRLQLPRLGTRKLYFLLKSRFQDLKIKLGRDGLFDILRGANMLIKLRRSYHKTTNSHHRFRKHPNVLKAGENQVAVTGSEQLWVADITYIPTHEQTVYLSLITDAFSRKIVGYYVHESLHTEHVAKALLVAIKSRQTDQQLVHHSDRGIQYCSDNYQNIHVVEGITCSMTDGYDCYQNALAERVNGILKQEFLLEKPRDLKQARIIIAESIEAYNSLRPHLSLGYKTPDAVHQASIIEFRNREQFVA; from the exons ATGAACCAATACGTTAAGCGTACTCAACGCGATTACAGCATGTCTTTTAAATTGAGTGTTGTCGCCCAAATTGAACGTGGCGAGATGACTTATATTGAAGCTGCTAAGCGCTACGGCATACAGAGTCATTCAACTGTTCGTAACTGGTTAAGAAAGCATGGCTCTATGGATTGGTGTACGCTTGGAGCTACATCTAATAAAAACAGTGCCGCTAATATGAAAAATCAACCACTTACTCCAGAACAACGTATTAAAGAATTAGAAGTGCAACTTCTTGAAGCACAACAAAAGGCTATGCTATTTGAAGAAGTCGTCAGAATTATTCGTACAGAGTACCCTA AATCCACTGATAAAAAAGCCTTTAGGCAAGCTGTCCAAAACCTCAAAGCCGAAAAAGCGATGAGTATTGATACCGCTTGCCGCCATTATGGTATTAGCCGCCAAGCCTATTACAAACAATTTCAAAGCCTTAAAGCTAAGGCGAAAATGGCTAATAGTGTGGTAGAACTTGTAATAAGTCAGCGGTTGCAATTACCCCGATTAGGGACACGTAAATTATATTTCTTACTTAAATCGCGCTTTCAAGATTTAAAAATCAAGCTTGGGCGAGATGGTTTATTCGATATATTGCGTGGTGCAAATATGCTCATTAAACTCAGGCGTTCGTATCACAAAACGACGAATAGTCATCACCGTTTTAGAAAACACCCTAACGTACTTAAAGCAGGTGAGAACCAAGTAGCTGTAACGGGTAGTGAGCAGTTGTGGGTTGCTGATATAACGTATATTCCTACACATGAACAAACAGTGTATTTAAGCCTGATCACAGATGCTTTCTCACGTAAAATCGTTGGATATTATGTGCATGAGAGCCTACATACAGAGCATGTAGCAAAAGCATTATTGGTAGCGATTAAATCAAGGCAGACAGATCAGCAGCTAGTGCATCACTCGGATCGAGGTATTCAGTATTGTTCTGATAATTATCAAAATATTCATGTGGTTGAAGGTATTACCTGTTCAATGACAGACGGTTATGATTGTTATCAAAATGCTTTAGCGGAGCGAGTAAATGGAATCTTGAAACAGGAGTTTCTGCTAGAGAAGCCACGAGATTTAAAGCAAGCCCGAATAATAATTGCCGAATCAATTGAAGCCTATAATAGCTTGAGACCACATTTATCTTTAGGATATAAAACGCCTGATGCAGTGCATCAGGCGTCTATAATCGAGTTTAGAAATAGAGAGCAATTCGTTGCATAA
- a CDS encoding p-hydroxyphenylacetate 3-hydroxylase reductase component, whose translation MNTINKLSETEVIDVKAFRRALGNFATGVTIMTAQNAAGERVGVTANSFNSVSLDPALILWSIDKNSSSFAIFEQATHFAVNILSAAQIDLSNKFARRGEDKFAGVECDLGTAEIPLFKNCAAVFECEKFDILEGGDHWIILGKVVKFHDHGRSPLLYHQGAYSAVLPHPSLNSKTEPGEDAFPGRLYHNMYYLLTQAVRAYQNDYQPKQLASGFRTSEARLLLVLESQTRLNKSDLLHEVAMPIREIEQATDILAQKGLLIDRGDHYVLTAAGDVAARTLYHIAESHQQDVFKKYSTDERDLFKKMLKDLIGI comes from the coding sequence ATGAATACGATTAATAAATTAAGTGAAACTGAGGTAATTGATGTAAAAGCATTTCGCCGTGCTTTGGGGAATTTTGCGACGGGTGTGACCATCATGACTGCACAAAATGCAGCAGGTGAGCGGGTTGGGGTAACCGCCAATAGTTTTAATTCGGTGTCCTTAGATCCCGCTTTGATTTTATGGAGTATTGATAAGAACTCATCAAGTTTTGCGATCTTTGAACAAGCCACACATTTTGCGGTCAATATTTTGTCTGCTGCGCAAATTGATCTGTCCAATAAATTTGCGCGTCGTGGCGAAGATAAATTTGCAGGGGTTGAGTGTGATCTGGGGACTGCGGAGATCCCGCTGTTTAAAAACTGTGCAGCGGTATTTGAGTGTGAGAAATTCGATATTTTAGAAGGTGGTGATCACTGGATTATTCTCGGTAAAGTGGTGAAATTTCATGATCATGGTCGTTCACCGCTGCTCTATCACCAAGGGGCATATTCAGCCGTATTGCCGCATCCGAGTTTAAACAGCAAAACAGAACCTGGTGAGGATGCTTTTCCTGGGCGACTTTACCACAACATGTATTATTTGCTGACCCAGGCAGTACGAGCCTATCAGAATGATTATCAGCCGAAGCAATTGGCCAGTGGCTTTCGTACCAGTGAAGCACGCTTATTGTTGGTGTTAGAAAGCCAAACGAGATTAAATAAAAGTGATTTATTACATGAAGTGGCAATGCCAATTCGTGAAATTGAACAAGCCACTGATATTTTGGCACAAAAGGGTTTGCTTATCGATCGTGGTGACCATTATGTGCTTACCGCGGCTGGAGATGTCGCAGCACGTACGCTGTATCATATTGCGGAAAGTCATCAGCAAGATGTTTTTAAAAAATATAGTACAGATGAGCGCGATTTATTTAAGAAAATGCTCAAAGATTTAATCGGTATTTAA
- a CDS encoding LysR family transcriptional regulator, whose product MDMRRLRYYVAVAEEKSFTKAAEKLFIAQPPLSRQIQNLETDLGVLLFERGSRPLKMTPAGEFLYQHAVKLLSNAAEIRAMTQRIGGLEHTVTMGFVGSLLYGLLSKIVYLYSQQQPHLKIEMIEMTTMQQVTALKEGRIDVGFGRLRISDPAVKRVLLREEPLFLALHSNHHLLAQKEGVYLSDIVDENIFLYPNHVQPSFATQVQNLFSEYHLDPTNLRTVRELQLALGFVAAGIGVCIVPESARSIQLAHLHYIPILDQSAVSPIFMSIRNLDKSKDITALFECIYQIYEMEGIKYERHYKG is encoded by the coding sequence ATGGATATGAGACGCCTCCGCTACTACGTTGCAGTCGCAGAAGAAAAGAGCTTTACCAAAGCTGCTGAAAAATTATTTATTGCGCAACCACCATTGAGTCGTCAAATCCAAAACTTAGAAACGGATCTTGGGGTACTGTTATTTGAACGTGGTAGTCGTCCATTAAAAATGACGCCCGCGGGTGAGTTTCTTTATCAACATGCTGTAAAACTTTTATCGAATGCTGCTGAAATTCGAGCGATGACGCAGCGTATCGGCGGACTCGAACATACAGTAACCATGGGTTTTGTCGGCTCATTGCTCTACGGTTTACTTTCTAAAATTGTGTATTTATATAGCCAACAACAACCGCATTTAAAAATAGAAATGATTGAAATGACCACCATGCAACAAGTGACGGCACTCAAAGAAGGTCGCATTGATGTTGGATTTGGCCGCTTACGTATTTCAGATCCAGCCGTGAAACGTGTGTTATTACGGGAAGAGCCATTATTCCTTGCATTGCATTCAAACCATCATTTACTCGCGCAGAAAGAAGGTGTTTATTTATCTGATATCGTCGATGAAAATATATTTTTATATCCAAATCACGTACAACCCAGCTTTGCAACGCAAGTACAGAATCTATTTTCTGAATATCATCTTGATCCAACCAATTTACGAACTGTGCGTGAACTACAATTGGCCTTAGGTTTTGTAGCGGCAGGTATTGGAGTGTGTATCGTGCCTGAAAGTGCGCGTTCAATTCAATTGGCGCATTTGCATTATATTCCGATACTCGATCAATCTGCCGTCAGCCCCATATTCATGAGTATTCGTAATTTGGATAAAAGCAAAGATATTACTGCGTTATTTGAGTGTATTTATCAGATTTATGAAATGGAAGGGATTAAATATGAACGACACTATAAAGGATAA